In the genome of Coraliomargarita algicola, one region contains:
- a CDS encoding ShlB/FhaC/HecB family hemolysin secretion/activation protein — protein MKPFPNYLLMCACTLNVCVLSVSAQQATVVGPQSVIEQYQAPVVESESGEVLIDFPSMINAPGANDSAQIMPAVARLEIEIVGTSGGQALSEFIQIRGESRAAANRAALYVSLDEALAVYRDLPLTLGDIRFIQQDISDAYKANGYPLMSVVVPPQEIHNGSLKVQINEFRLAGYTTQFADEEGNYSADHSRWSDEARLEKQLNPLLAEPILSQEAFDKKVKAINQNPFRTARVVFEPGQNMGETFANIQIDEQRPWTVQAGYNNHASESSGEDRFFIGGSLGNLPFEDHQLSANATVGTRMNEFENYVVTYTIPNRWGHKLTASFNYSDTASSTIPGIGSASTTMQSTLKYELPVWSHQSVQWNFSALGAYKQFERESLFGSVVVGGAEFDSVQLSLNNTFNIQEATASNQFVVGVVFSFAGLTDNNSDQNFRQFYNSATGEAQTTHYILNYARVQQLGPFISALEGWSTETQLSWQITSDELAGSDNFAIGGANALRAYQSSEVSGDNGFYALQFLHFRPIAGDHLGLFGKWVDQVAASTFIEAGWSDFERGGNARIWDYGLQAQVGLLKNMNVTASFAVAGEDARLTERGDSRFFLSYQFRY, from the coding sequence ATGAAGCCATTTCCTAATTACTTATTGATGTGTGCATGCACGCTAAATGTCTGCGTCCTTTCGGTATCCGCTCAACAGGCCACCGTCGTCGGGCCGCAATCAGTGATCGAGCAATACCAAGCTCCCGTCGTAGAGTCGGAGTCCGGTGAGGTGTTGATCGACTTTCCGAGTATGATCAATGCGCCGGGCGCCAACGATAGCGCGCAGATCATGCCTGCTGTCGCGCGCTTGGAAATTGAGATCGTCGGCACCAGCGGAGGACAGGCATTGAGTGAATTTATCCAAATCCGCGGCGAGTCGCGAGCGGCTGCAAATCGGGCGGCCCTGTATGTCAGCCTCGACGAGGCGCTGGCCGTTTACCGCGACCTTCCGCTGACACTGGGCGATATCCGTTTCATCCAGCAGGACATTAGCGATGCCTATAAAGCGAATGGCTATCCGCTGATGTCTGTGGTCGTGCCCCCGCAAGAGATCCACAATGGTTCCCTGAAGGTGCAGATCAACGAGTTCCGGCTCGCCGGTTACACGACCCAGTTTGCCGACGAGGAGGGGAATTACAGTGCCGATCATTCACGCTGGAGTGATGAAGCCCGTCTTGAGAAGCAGCTCAATCCATTGCTCGCGGAACCGATCTTGTCGCAAGAGGCATTCGATAAAAAGGTTAAGGCGATCAACCAAAACCCCTTCCGCACCGCGCGGGTTGTCTTTGAGCCGGGCCAGAACATGGGGGAAACCTTTGCCAATATTCAGATCGATGAACAGCGCCCCTGGACGGTGCAGGCTGGCTACAACAACCACGCCAGCGAGTCCTCCGGCGAGGACCGTTTTTTCATCGGTGGCAGTCTCGGCAATCTTCCCTTTGAAGACCACCAACTTTCGGCCAATGCCACTGTGGGCACTCGGATGAACGAGTTTGAAAACTACGTAGTTACCTACACGATACCCAACCGTTGGGGGCACAAACTGACGGCGAGTTTCAATTACTCGGATACAGCTTCGAGCACGATTCCAGGTATCGGTTCGGCCAGCACCACCATGCAATCTACTTTAAAGTATGAGCTACCCGTTTGGAGCCACCAAAGTGTGCAGTGGAATTTCAGTGCACTGGGTGCGTATAAACAATTTGAGCGTGAGAGTTTGTTTGGCTCTGTTGTTGTGGGGGGAGCTGAGTTTGATTCGGTTCAACTCTCACTCAATAACACCTTTAACATTCAGGAGGCAACCGCGTCGAATCAGTTCGTAGTGGGGGTCGTCTTTAGTTTTGCAGGACTGACTGATAATAACTCGGATCAAAATTTTCGACAGTTCTATAATTCCGCAACAGGCGAAGCCCAGACCACGCATTACATTTTGAACTATGCGCGCGTTCAACAACTGGGGCCGTTTATCAGCGCACTCGAAGGATGGTCCACCGAGACGCAACTCTCCTGGCAAATCACCAGTGATGAGCTCGCCGGGAGCGATAACTTCGCCATTGGTGGTGCGAATGCCTTACGTGCGTATCAGTCCAGCGAAGTGAGTGGGGACAATGGATTCTATGCACTCCAGTTCTTACACTTTAGACCAATCGCAGGTGATCATCTAGGCCTCTTCGGCAAGTGGGTGGACCAAGTGGCGGCCTCAACTTTCATTGAGGCTGGATGGAGCGATTTCGAACGCGGCGGCAATGCACGCATCTGGGACTACGGTCTACAGGCTCAGGTAGGGCTGCTTAAGAACATGAATGTAACTGCCTCATTCGCAGTCGCCGGTGAGGATGCCCGCCTGACCGAGCGCGGGGACTCTCGCTTTTTCTTAAGCTATCAGTTCAGGTATTAG